The genomic window GGATGTTTTGCCGGGAAATTTTCAGCCGATTTCAGTGTTTTCAACTTATGCCGTTTTTACCGGTATGATTGCCAATTGCGTGCGTTTGGCTTTGTTTAACAATAGCATTCTTTCGCAAAAAGGTTTTTTCATATTATTGGCTTCGCATGACGGCCCCGAGACCGGCGAAGACGGCCCCACTCACCACGGCCAATTTTGGATGTCTCTCTATGATGCCTTTCCCGGAATAAAGGTATATAAGCCGTTAGATGCCAATGAGACCATAGAGATGTTGTTTTACGCCTTAGAAAAAGGCGAGCCGATTGTTTTATCCGTGGGCCGACCGGATGTGCCGGTGATAAAAAGAATCCATACCTCTCCTCAAGATGCCACACTGGGCGCGTATGTGTTTAAGAATTATTCAAATAATAATCAAGAAAAAATCGTTTTGGCCATTTCCGGATCATTGATTTTAAAAAATGTTTTAGAAATTTTGCCGGAATTGGAAAAGAGTTTGGATGTAAAAATAGTGGCCGTGACTTCGCCGAAGTTGGCTGGGGATAGAATTGGACAAATTTTATCAACCGAAGAAAAAGACAGAGTAATTACTCTGCACAACGGTTGGTCCGGATTTTTAAACTCATTTATCCTGCCGGAAGATTATAAAGCCCGATCAATCGGCGTTGATAATTTCCTAAAATCAGGCAAACCGGATGAATTGTATGAATTGGCCGGCTTAACCCCGGAAAAATTAAAAGAAAAGATATTAGAAAGCCGGTCGCCTAAGTCCGACCGGCTTAACCCGACTCACCACTTGAGCCAGATAGCATGAGGCCTCCTTGGGCCAAGTCCCGGAGCCAGAAATCACTCCAGGAGCAAGAGTAGTTTGTCTGCCGGTACGACCACCGACTGCATCCCGAGCTCACTGCCGGGTTCGTAGAATCTGATGCTGACGTACTGTTCATCCAGCAGTGTTTGGACTTCGGCAGTTCTGTCCTTTTCCTGGTCGCAGACAATACTGCCTTCGTATATCCTTTGCCCGTTGCAATCCCGAGTTTTCATCCCGCACCTCCTTTCCGCACAGAATTGCAAAAATGTGCTATTTCTAGTATAATATTTTTTTAAGAAACAATTAACAATTTTGTCAAGGATAAACTATGCAAAAGGGTCTTTCTTCAGTTGAAGCGGCGGTCAAACTCAAAAATTTTGGCTATAATTCTTTACCGGTAGCGAAGAAGAAACACTGGCTGATGCGTCTGCTCGGTATTTTTTTAGAGCCAATGATGCTTCTCATTTTAATCACCGCGATTGTCTATTTTTTTATCGGCGAAAAAACTGAAACCATTATTTTTTTGTTTTCAATCGTGCCGATTGCCCTAATGGAATTTTTAGAAGAACAGCGCACGGACCAGGCCCTGGAGGCCCTGGATAAAATGATGGTAACCTCTTGCGAGGTTTATCGTGACGGAAAAATCATCACCTTGGAAACAAAATTTTTGGTTCCGGGCGACCTGGTGCACTTAACTGCCGGAGATAAAATTCCGGCTGACGGCTTTTTGGTTGATTCACCCGGCCTGCGCGTAGATGAAGCGGTTTTAACCGGCGAATCAATCGCGGTGGCTAAGTCGCAGGCCATCAGTTTGGAAAAAACCGGCGATGAAACAAAGTTATGGCAAGGCACATACGTCACTCAAGGCGAAGGCGCAATGTTTGTTAATGCCACGGGTTTAAATACATCTTACGGAAAACTCGGTTCATTACTGTCAAAAATCAAAAAATCCAAAACTCCTTTACAGATTAAACTGAATCGTTTACTAAAAACCATAGCTATACTGGCAATTTTAACAGCCGCGGTTGTAGCCATTATTATATCTTTGACCAAGGGGCTGGTAGCCGGAATATTAGGCGGATTAACCATTGCCATGTCTTTAATCCCCGAAGAATTTCCCATTGTTTTTAGCGTCTTTCTGATTTTTGGGGTCTTGAAAATGGCCAAACGAAATGCTTTGGTACGGGAAATGTCTTTGGTGGAAACTTTGGGTTCAGTGACGGTAATTTGTACCGATAAAACCGGCACCTTAACCGAAGGCAGAATGTCGTTAAAGCAGGTTTATTGGCAGGGGCAGGTAAGAGAAATTAACAGCGGCAATAAATCCGGTCTGACCGAATTCATGAAAATAGTTTTGCTGGCCTTAGAGCGGGTGCCGGTTGACCCGATTGAAATTGAAGCCCATAGTTTTGCCAAAAGCATCGGCCTTGAACCGCATGATATTTATGAAGCCCACAGATTGATAGAAGACAAACCCTTTGATGCCAACACCAAAATGGTTCACCATTTATGGCAGGATAAAAATGACGGCTTCTGCCAATACAGCGCCGGCGCTCCGGAATTCATAATTGATAATTGTAATTTAGCTGAACTGGAAAAACAAAAAATAACCAGGGTTTTTGAAGACGCGTCCAATGATGGCTACAGAGTGGTTGGCATCGCTAAAAAATCCGAGGTCAAAAATATCGCAGATAAAGATTTGGAATTCGTCGGTCTGCTTATTATGAGCGATCCGCCCCGACCGGAAGTAAAGGACGCGGTAGAAACTTGTCAGAAAGCCGGCATCAGAATCATAATGATCACCGGAGACAACAGAATGACGGCTCACAGCATTGCCGAAGAAATCGGCTTGGCTCATAATGAAGAAATTTTAACCGGATCGGATATTGCCAACATGTCGCCTGACGCCTTAAGAGATAAGATAAAAACCTGCAGTATTTTTGCTCGGGTTAAGCCGGAACAAAAATATACGATTGTTAAAGATTTGCAGGATATCGGCGAGGTGGTTTCCATGACCGGAGACGGGGTTAACGACGCACCGGCTTTAAAAACTGCCAATATCGGCGTGGCCATGGGCAAAAAAGGCACAGAAGTCGCCAGGGCCGCGGCCGGCATGGTTTTAATGGATGATAACTTTTCCACGATTGTGGGCGCGGTGCGTGAGGGCAGGCGAATTTATGACAACATGCGCCATGCTTTTGTCTTTTTACTGTCTTTTCATATTCCAATTGTCGGTTTAGCGATCATCCCGCTATTCTTTGGTGATTCAATGATTTTTTTACCCATTCATATTATCTTTTTGGAATTGATCTGTGATCCGGCTTCGGTGCTTGGTTTTGAAAGAGAAGCCGCTCGCTACAACTTAATGAAAGAAAAACCGCGTTCTCCTAGTGAACCGATGATCAATTTTCCGCTTGGCGCGCAGGCCCTATTGCAGGGGCTGGGAATACTAGGCATCAGTTTGGTTTTTTATTATTACTTTGGCGTTTATTTAAATAATTTTGAACTTGGCCGCACCACCGCCTTTGCCGCTTTGGTGCTGTCCCAAATCGCGGTTTTATTCTTTTCACGCGAGTGGGTGCAGATAAAAAGTAATAAAGTTATACTAGTAGTGTCCGCGCTGACCTTCATATTTTTGGTTTTAAGCTTGTTTACGGCTTTGCGAAATATTTTTTACTTCGTGCCAATTTCATTGAATCTTTATTTGTTCATAATCGGCGCCGTGCTGGTTTGTAACTTTTTAGTTGGTTTAGCGGTGTCAAAAATAAAAAATAAATATGCCTGATTTGGGCGTTATAATCGCTTCCGAAAAAAAATTCCGCCAGGATCAAATCTATAAGGCCTGGTTTGATGTTGGCATTGATGGTTATGCGCAAATCACCACTTTGCCTTTGGATTTGCGGGAAAAACTAAAAAATTTGCCCTGGCTTTCGGTTGAGTTGGGACTTCTGCAGGAAAGTAAAACAGATAACACAAAAAAGGCGTTGTTAAAATTAAATGATGGGCAAACTGTAGAAACAGTTTTGATGGGCCGCAAGTCAAGAAATACAATTTGTATTTCCAGCCAGGTCGGTTGTCCGATGAATTGCGCTTTTTGCGCCACCGGATCGTGCGGTTTTACGCGAAATTTATCGGCGCAGGAAATTGTGGATCAATATCGCTTTTGGCAAAGGTATTTGGGAGCGGAAGAGGGGATTGATAATATTGTGGTTATGGGTCAGGGTGAGCCGCTACTCAATTATGATAATGTCAAAACAGCCATAAATATTATTTTAAAATACACTGATATTGGTCCCCGGCAAATCACGATTTCAACTGCCGGCGTGCCTGCGGCTATGGAAAAAATGATTGCAGATAAAGATTTTCCGCCGGTTCGGTTTGCCGTATCGCTTCATAGCGCCATTGACGCCACCCGAAAAAAAATAATGCCATCGCATCAGCCCGGCTTTTTTGATTTTTTAATTGATTGGTCCAAAAAATATCACCAGGCCTTTCCGAGTCGGGCGCATTATCTGGGTTTGGAGTATATTATGCTTGATAAAGTTAATGACGATGCCAAACATTTAAAGGCATTTATTAAACTGGCTTCAAAGTTGGGGAGCGTGAGAATTAATCTGATTCCGTATAATTTGATTTCTACCGGCGCGTCAACCGGGGTTTTTACCGGATCGGCGCCAAAAGTAATAGAACACTGGCAGGAGACATTGCTCAATTCCGGCTTTACCAGCACCATCCGCCATTCCCAGGGCCAGGATATTGCCGCGGCCTGTGGACAACTCAAGGCCTAAGGGCTTGACCTATACCTAGGGTATAGGTATACTATGAGTATTAATCATACTCATTTTTAATTTTAATTCAAAGATATGTTGGAGCCATACACAACCAAGATCAAGGCCAATTTAAAAAAAGTTCAAGGCCAGATAAATTTAATTCAAAAAATGTTGGATGAAAACAGATATTGCGTTGATGTTGCCCAGCAAATTCACGCGGCTGTGGGCATATTAAAGCAGACCAATAACATAATTCTGGAAAGCCACTTAAATTCCTGCGCTTCGCATAAATTAAATTCAAAAAAACAATCCGAGAAAGATGCCTTCGTTAAAGAATTAATTCAAACCTTCAACCTGACAACCAAATAATTCCTTCTTTTAATTTTTTGCTATGTCAAAATTAACTGTACCCATACGCGGGATGCACTGCAAGTCATGTGAAATTTTAGTGGAAAATAATTTAAAAAAAGTTGATGGTATTAAGAGAGTTACCGTCAGCCACAGCGAAGGCAAGGCGGATATAATCTATGAAGGCGAGACACCGCAGGCCTCGCAAATACGAGACGCAATTAAATCAGCGGGTTATGAGGTTGGTCAGAAAGACAAACTGCCGCTATTTTCCAAAGATCCAAAGGATTACAAAAATTTGGCGCTAGCCGCCGTCATTCTTCTTGGGCTTTATGCGATAGCCAGATGGCTGGGAATTTTTAATTTAAGCGTAAGTAGCGATAATAGCGCCGGGCTTTACATTGTGCCAATTGTCGGCTTAATTGCCGGCGTATCAACTTGTATGGCTTTAGTTGGCGGATTACTCCTGGCAATTTCCGCCAGACACGCTGAACTCCATCCCGAAGCAACAACAAAACAAAAATTCATGCCTCATATATATTTTAATATCGGCCGGGTTGCCGGCTATGCTTTGTTTGGCGGACTAATCGGTGCAATCGGATCAATAATCAGTCCGTCGGTCGGCGTGCTGGGTCTGTTAACCATAATCGTTGGTGGAGTAATGATATTTCTGGGTTTAAAACTCATAGAAATTTTTCCGTACTTGAAAGACAAAACCATTGCCCTGCCAAAAAGCATTTCCAGAGTGTTGGGAATCGGCAAAGAAACAAAAGAATACAGCCACCGCGGTTCAATGATTACCGGCGCTTTGACATTCTTTCTGCCTTGCGGATTTACCCAGGCGATGCAGCTCTATGCCGTCAGTACCGGTAGTTTCACGAAGGGCGCCTTGATTATGGGTTTGTTTGCTCTTGGCACCGTGCCGGGGCTATTAACTGTTGGCGGATTAAGTTCAATCTTTAAAGGCCAGAAAGCAAAAATATTTTTTATGGTTGCGGGCTTGGCAGTGATAATTTTCGGCTGGGTCAATATTGCCAATGGCAGCAGATTGGTCTCCGGTCTGGGCGCAAACAAGCCGGTTCAGGTTACAGACACAGCCAACGCACAAGTTGTGCAAATGACACAGGATTTTAACGGCTATTCACCAAATGTTTTTACCGTTAAAAAAGGTATACCGGTTAAGTGGGTAATCACATCCAAATCCGTTCTTTCCTGTGCCAGTTATATTGTTATGCCCAAGTATGGAATCAGCCAAGGTTTAAAACAGGGAGAGAATATTATCACCTTCACTCCAACTGAAACCGGCGAAATTCCATTTTCCTGTTCAATGGGTATGTATACCGGAAAATTTGTGGTAGTTGATGATACCAGTGGTGCCAGTGCGCCCGCCAAGGCAACAGTTGCTTCCGCAAGTGGCGCTTGCGGAGCCAGCGGAGGCGGTTGTGGCGGTTGCGGGGGTGGGAACTTTAAATATACACCGCAAACAGGTAAAATAAATACAGCTACAACTGATGAGCAGCAAAATGTTCAGTTAGTTCAAACCACTTTTACCTATAACAAAGATATCCAGCCAAATGTCTTCACAGTTAAACAGGGCCAGCCGGTAAAACTTGTTGTGGATGTTAAAGAAAACGGACAGGGTTGTATGAGCACGATTATGATTCCCGGATTATACAACACAGCGCAACGCTTGCTGGCTGGAGAAAAAATAATTATGACGTTTACACCCACTCAAACCGGGGATTATCCAATAACTTGCGCAATGGGTGTGCGCAGAGGGGTTTTGAAAGTAATTTAATTATATGGATAGCGACAAACAAACAAACTTAAGCATCGGCGGCATGCACTGCGCTTCCTGTGCGGCCATTATTGAAATGAGTTTGAAAAAAGTGCCCGGAGTGAAATCCGCTCATGTTAATTTTGCGGCGGAAAAGGCCAATATTTTTTATGATACGGCGACTGAAAGTGATTTACTGAACGCGGTCAAACATGCCGGGTATAAGGCCGAAGTGATTGATGTTGATCATCCGGAAATAGAGAAAGAAAAAAAAGAAAAAGAGATGAAGGGTTTACAGTTGCGCCTGATAGCCAGCATAATTTTAAGTTTGCCGATGGTATTTTTCATGTTTTTTGATTTGCCATATGAGGGGATAATCTCATTTATTTTGACCACGCCAATTCAGTTTATAATCGGCGCCGGATTTTATAAAGGCGCGTGGAGCAGCTTAAAGATGAAGATGTTTAACATGGACAGCTTGATTGCCATTGGCACTTCTACTGCCTATATTTATAGTTTGGCAAATTTAATTCAGGGTCTGCCGGGTTTGTATTTTGAAACCGCCGCCTTTTTAATTACTTTTGTCACTTTGGGCAAGTGGCTGGAAACCAAAGCAAAATACAAAACCTCGGATGCTATTAAAAAATTAATGGGTCTACAGGCCAAAACTGCCCGCATTATTAAAAATGGATCAACGGTTGATGTGCCGATTGAACAAGTTGTGGCCGGAGATATTATAATCGTTCGTCCCGGAGAAAAAATTCCGGTTGATGGCGTGGTCACAAAAGGGGATTCATCGGTTGATGAAGCGATGTTAACCGGTGAAAGCATTCCGGTAGAAAAAACCGTGGGCGACAAAGTGATTGGCGCGACCATAAACAAACATGGCAGTTTTGAATTTAAAGCCACCAAAGTTGGCAACGAAACCGCACTGGCGCAAATTATTCGTTTAATTGAAGAGGCGCAGGGTTCAAAGGCCCCGATTCAGGATATTGCCGACAGAATTTCCATGTGGTTTGTGCCGATTGTGATCGGTTTGGCAATTTTGAGTTTTCTTATTTGGTTTTTTGTTCTTGGCGCCGGTTTTGCTTTCAGCATAATGGCCTTTACCTCTGTAATCGTGATTGCTTGCCCCTGTGCGCTGGGTTTGGCCACGCCTACGGCAATTATGGTAGGCACGGGCAAAGGCGCCCAATATGGCGTTTTAATTAAGGGTGGCGAGCCGCTGGAAGCCGCCTGCAAGATTAAAGCCATTGTTTTTGACAAAACCGGAACTTTAACCAAAGGCAAGCCAGAAGTTACAGATGTTATTGAACTTGATCATATCGGCACTGATAAAGCGATTGGTATTGCCGCCAGTTTGGAAAAGTTATCCGAACATCCGTTGGCCGAAGCGATTGTTGGTTATGCCCAGCAAAAATCAGTTGCGTTTTTGGAAGTTAAAAATTTCAAAGCCATCCCCGGGCACGGCGTTGAGGGTATAGTTGAAGATAAAAAATATTATTTCGGCAACCGCAAATTGATTACGGACTACACTAAATTAAATTTAGCCAAAATTGATAAAAAAATGAAAGAATTGGAAGATGGGGGAAAGACCGCTATGATTCTGGCTGATGAATCGGAAATTTTAGGGTTGATTGGTGTGGCTGATACTTTAAAAAGTAGTTCTGCCGAAACAATTAAGAAATTACAGCAGGCTGGCATCGCGGTATATATGATCACCGGTGACAACCGCCGCACCGCGCAAGCCATTGCTCAACAGGTAGGCATAAAAAATGTTTTGGCCGAGGTCTTACCCGAAGACAAAGCCAATGAAGTTAAAAAAATTCAAAGCACCGGCATTGAGGTGGCCATGGTTGGGGATGGTATAAACGACGCACCGGCGTTGGCCCAGGCCGATTTGGGCATTGCTATGGGCGGAGGTACGGACGTGGCCATGGAAACCGGCGGAATTGTTATTATCAAAAATGATTTGCGCGATGTTTTGACGGCCATAAAGTTAAGCCGCGAGACAGTGGGAAAAATAAAACAGAACATGTTTTTTGCTCTGTTTTATAATGTGATTGGCATTCCTATTGCCGCGCGTGTTTTTGCCGGACTGGGTATTATTTTGAAACCGGAGTTGGCCGGATTGGCTATGGCCTTGAGTTCAATTTCAGTGGTAAGCAATTCTTTACTATTACAAAGATTCAAACCTAACAAAACCAACTATTTATCTCTTATTGCCCCGTTTATAATGGGCTTAATCTTCCTGGGGTTATTTATTGAGTTTGCGAGGTTTAGTTCGGGGGTGTAAGGTTTCTACACTATCTCACCGGTCTTGGATCAAAAACCCAATAATGAATAGGATACCACTCTACATTTATCTCTAAATATGCTAATTCTTCCTTTAGTTTCTTGATATTGTCTTTAACCAAGGCATTGGGCCCTTCCTTGTCCATGGAGGTGAATATGATTGTGTCCGGACGTACAAGTTTTGCCACATCTGACATCTTCTTAAAATCATTTACACCAAATAAACTGACAGACTGTTTAATTTCACCAATAACAAACTGTCCATCTTTTATACAAACAAGATCAAGTTCAGTATCAATTGTTTCTTTATTTGTACCCTTCTTTTTCGAAAGTTCTATGCTTGGCATAAATATAGCCGCGGATCGTGCATCTCCCATAACTTGTCCGAGTGTAATGAGTAGTGGGATTGTACCATGCAGGGACACGGCTGCTCGTATTAAACTATTTAGGCGATAAAACCACTCTGGTTCAGCAGGTAGAGAAAATTCATAACCACATCCTCTGCATTTAATTTTTTGTTTAATATCATTGATCTGATACCAGATTCGATAGCCACATCGATGGCATCGCGGCTTAACTCCCAAAAGAAAAATATTTGATTCAATCATATCAGATAGTTCATTCTTAAAGTCTTCCTCATTAAATTCAATAGTTTGTACAGATGGTTTTTGGTTGTATTCCTCCGTTTCTTGTTTTGCCAAATCACGAAGAATATTGTAATTCAAATCGATTTCTTCCTTGCTATAGTCTTTTGCAATATTAACTACAGTATGAGCAAGCCATTTCTTTGCGCTGTCTGATCCCTTAAAATCCATTCCTGAGTTTATTTTTTTCGTGAGCTTGTTGAGAAGTTTTTGTTGAGTATCTTCATCTTGTTCGAGGTTTTGATTAGACATTCGTGAAAAGATATGTCTCCAATACCGCTTTTCAAAAAGCTGGTGGGCATTGAGTAAGTCCGGGAAAAGTCCTAAAACACCAGACAGATACATACCTTTATCTGAACGTTGTAAACGATAGAAAGGCCGAGAGAGGGAACGTTCTTTATCTCCGTTTTTTATGCAATCAAAACTTTCTCCACACAACAAAGCATAAAATATTGATTTATCTTCGGGAATCTTAATAACCAGAGTAGTATCTTCTCCATGAATTCTAGTTTTGCGACTCATCAAGACACTAAACATTCCATGTTCGTTAATGCGAGCCTTTTTATTAAAGAATGGCAGATCGTGTACGATACTGTTACGTTTTGGAAGTTGCCACCAATAGTCTTGTCCAATGATGTTTTTGAAGCGCTCTGGGCGGTATTGAATATAGAGATCAGTAAACCAGTTTTCTCCCCCCATCACACCCTGTTCTACATCAGGTTCGTCTAAAATGAGATATTCTTCATTTGAATGTGCTCGGTGAAAATCTAAGCCTTGTCGCAAAAAGAAGTAAGAATCTCTAGAATTATAATCAGGTATTGGATGTTCTGTAAAAAGAGTAAATTTTTTTGGGTGCCATATTAGTGCATTAAAAAGATTTGCAACCGTTTGTATTTCAGTTTCAGTGAGTGAGAATGTTGTAAAATGTGCCTCTTGACCATGGTGGTTACCTGTACTGCCAGCATAGCGATTAATGAATTTTCCAAGTCCAGGCCTCAATAATTCGCTTTCCGCAAGTTGTTTTGGGAGCCATAGTTGCGTAAAGTAAGTTCTGAGCCAAGTACTCATCTCTAAGGTACGATTCCAAAAATGTGTAAACTCATCCACTGTATCCCCAACGATAATCTCAAATTTTTCATTATTATATGCATGTTCAGCCTCCTTGAATGAATTTGGTAACGAACAAATTTGAGCAGGGAAAATTGCCTTTGTGTGCCAATCTCCCAAGTCAAGCAAGGCTTCATTTAGAGAGGGCTCATCTATAACTTTGTATTTTTTGGCATGACAGGTTTCCAGTGCTTTTTTAAGTTGAGAAGTCATCATTGGTTCCTGTTTCAAAAGTCCAAAATTTCTATCTAAAAAAGTCTTAATTATTTCAGGGGTTGTTTCAACAACCTCAAATAAAATTAAATCATTTTTTTCTTCAAAAAGCGGAATTCCTATTTGGGAAATATTTTTTTCTGTTGGAAGTATGGAAATTGGATGGCTGCTAATATTTATGTGAGTGTTTTCTGGACGAATTTCTTCCACTTGAAGTGGAGAAAGAAATGTATGAATCTTTTTTTTCAATTCTTCCGACAAAACAACGGTTGAATGTATAATATCAGGATCATATCCTCGTAAGAATTTCCACCAGCTGTCGGTTATAGTTACACCATCAGTAAAAATAATAGGGTTGAATTTACCTCCCCACTTCTCTCTATTATAGGCAATTATTTTATCAACCCAGTCAGTGTCTGATTTTGGGTTTATTAAAAAAGCTATCCGGAACGGACGGTGATTTATATAAATTGAGTATGGTTCCATAAATTGTTAAAACCCCTTTCTAACTGTTAAATTTAATGCATTACATATATACCATTATTGGTTGGGGATATTTAAACATATTTGAACAGTTTGGGCAATTCTCTTGAAGTTTATACCGAAAGTGGTAAGATATTGCCATATCTATTTGGTATGAATTTCATCATCCACCCCGACGAAATATTTTTAAAAGGCACTAACCAGCCGTTTTTTTATCGCGCTTTGAAAAATAATCTGGAAAAATTGTTTGCCGGCGCAAATGTGAGAAGAGTGGAAAGCGGAATGGTGTTAAGCGCTGATTTAAATGAACAAGATATCAATCGGCTGGCCTTAATTCCAGGCATAGCCAATTTTGCACCGGCAATTATAACTAAGGCAGATAATATCAACGATTTAAAAAAATCCATAGACAAATTACTGCAAACCCCCGAATGTGCCAATTCTAAACACACATCCTTCCGCATATCTTCAGAACGCTCATATAAAAGTTCTCCTTTGTCCTCAAAACAAATTGCCAATGAGATAGGGGAGTATGTGCGCCTAAAAACCGGTTGGAAAGTTGACCTCAAACATCAGGATTTGGATATTAATATCGCCATCGGCAAAGATCAGGCTATTATTTATGGAAATTTAACCGATGGCGCCGGCGGCTTGCCGACAGAATCATCCGGCAAAGTATTGTGCTTATTATCCGGCGGTATAGACAGCCCGGTCGCGGCCTACAAATTAATGTGCCGCGGTGCCGAAGTTGGTCTGATTCATTTTCAAAATCAAACGCAAGTTACAGTCGAAGTGGGGGAGAAAATTTTTGATCTGGCCAAAACTCTGGCCAATTACCAATCAGAAGTTCAGCTATTTATGGTCCCGTTTGCCGAACTGCAAAAACAGGTGATAATGAAGATTCCTTCACAGTACAGAATGCTGATCACGCGCCGATTATTCAATAAAATCGCCTGTGAAATCGCCAAAGCCAACAAATATCAGGCCTTGGCCAATGGCAACTCGCTCGGCCAGGTGGCTTCGCAAACTCTGGAGAATATATCCGTGGTAGAAGCATCGTCTGATTTGTTAACTTTATCTCCATTGATTGGAACCAATAAAAAAGATATAATGAACACAGCCAAAAAAATCGGCACGCTGGAAATTTCCAACCGTCCTTACGAAGATTGTTGCAGTTTGTTTGTAGCCAAGCATCCGGAAACCAAAGCCCGGCGCAAACAGATTGAAGAAATGGAAAAAGCGGTAGATATGTCCCAATTTGACAAAAGCAGTATAATATCATACTATATTAGTGCGAGTTCTGCTCGTCCTTAGTTATTTAAAAAATTATGCCCAACGAAATCGTTTTTGACATTGAAACCCAAAACACCTTTGCCGACGTGGATAATGACTTTAAAAAATTCAAAATATCAGTAGTTTCAATATATAGTTCGCAAACAAACACTTACACCAGTTTCTCCGAAGATGAATTAAAAAATTTATGGCCCATTTTGGAGAAAGCCGACCGGTTAATTGGCTATAACAGCGAACATTTTGACCTGCCGATTTTGCATAACTACTATCTGGGCGATTTGACCAAAATTCCGCATCTGGACATCATGAAAATTATCAAAGACAGCATCGGCATCCGGCTTAAATTAAGCGATGTAGCCGAAGCCACGCTGGATAATATCACCAAAAGCGCAGACGGGCTCCAGGCAATCAAATGGTGGAAAGAAGGTAAGATTGATGAAATAAAAAAATACTGCGAGCAGGACGTGAAAGTGACCAAAGAACTTTATGACTTTGGCAAAGCTAACCGGCAGTTATTCTACAAATCCCTGGCCGGAGACGTTATACCCTTTGCTGTTGATTTCAGCGTCGCGCCAACCGCCGCTCCTAAAAACAATTTAAATTTAACTTTACCATTTTAATTAATTATTTTTAACTTATGTTCAGCTTAAAACGGGAAACGGATTACGCCGTGCAGTTAATCAAATATCTATCCGGTAAAGGCGGTAAAAAATTTAAAAGCTTGAAAGATTTTTCCAAAGAATCAGAGATTTCTTTTTGGTTTTTACAAAAAATCGCGCGCAAATTAAATTTAGCCGGTATCATT from Patescibacteria group bacterium includes these protein-coding regions:
- a CDS encoding ribonuclease H-like domain-containing protein; translation: MPNEIVFDIETQNTFADVDNDFKKFKISVVSIYSSQTNTYTSFSEDELKNLWPILEKADRLIGYNSEHFDLPILHNYYLGDLTKIPHLDIMKIIKDSIGIRLKLSDVAEATLDNITKSADGLQAIKWWKEGKIDEIKKYCEQDVKVTKELYDFGKANRQLFYKSLAGDVIPFAVDFSVAPTAAPKNNLNLTLPF
- the thiI gene encoding tRNA uracil 4-sulfurtransferase ThiI; the encoded protein is MNFIIHPDEIFLKGTNQPFFYRALKNNLEKLFAGANVRRVESGMVLSADLNEQDINRLALIPGIANFAPAIITKADNINDLKKSIDKLLQTPECANSKHTSFRISSERSYKSSPLSSKQIANEIGEYVRLKTGWKVDLKHQDLDINIAIGKDQAIIYGNLTDGAGGLPTESSGKVLCLLSGGIDSPVAAYKLMCRGAEVGLIHFQNQTQVTVEVGEKIFDLAKTLANYQSEVQLFMVPFAELQKQVIMKIPSQYRMLITRRLFNKIACEIAKANKYQALANGNSLGQVASQTLENISVVEASSDLLTLSPLIGTNKKDIMNTAKKIGTLEISNRPYEDCCSLFVAKHPETKARRKQIEEMEKAVDMSQFDKSSIISYYISASSARP
- a CDS encoding heavy metal translocating P-type ATPase: MDSDKQTNLSIGGMHCASCAAIIEMSLKKVPGVKSAHVNFAAEKANIFYDTATESDLLNAVKHAGYKAEVIDVDHPEIEKEKKEKEMKGLQLRLIASIILSLPMVFFMFFDLPYEGIISFILTTPIQFIIGAGFYKGAWSSLKMKMFNMDSLIAIGTSTAYIYSLANLIQGLPGLYFETAAFLITFVTLGKWLETKAKYKTSDAIKKLMGLQAKTARIIKNGSTVDVPIEQVVAGDIIIVRPGEKIPVDGVVTKGDSSVDEAMLTGESIPVEKTVGDKVIGATINKHGSFEFKATKVGNETALAQIIRLIEEAQGSKAPIQDIADRISMWFVPIVIGLAILSFLIWFFVLGAGFAFSIMAFTSVIVIACPCALGLATPTAIMVGTGKGAQYGVLIKGGEPLEAACKIKAIVFDKTGTLTKGKPEVTDVIELDHIGTDKAIGIAASLEKLSEHPLAEAIVGYAQQKSVAFLEVKNFKAIPGHGVEGIVEDKKYYFGNRKLITDYTKLNLAKIDKKMKELEDGGKTAMILADESEILGLIGVADTLKSSSAETIKKLQQAGIAVYMITGDNRRTAQAIAQQVGIKNVLAEVLPEDKANEVKKIQSTGIEVAMVGDGINDAPALAQADLGIAMGGGTDVAMETGGIVIIKNDLRDVLTAIKLSRETVGKIKQNMFFALFYNVIGIPIAARVFAGLGIILKPELAGLAMALSSISVVSNSLLLQRFKPNKTNYLSLIAPFIMGLIFLGLFIEFARFSSGV